A stretch of DNA from Brevibacterium sp. CBA3109:
TGCGGTCCGCGTTGCCCGCAACCACACCGAGGTCGTGGGTGATGAGCACGATCGCAGCGCCTGTGATCTCACGCGCCTTCTGCAGGACCTCGAGGATCTGGGCCTGGATCGTGACGTCGAGCGCGGTGGTCGGCTCATCGGCGATGATGAGGTCCGGATCGTTGGCGATGGCGATCGCGATCATTGCTCGTTGGCGCATACCTCCGGAGAACTCGTGGGGGTATGCCCTGACCCGACGTTCGGGCCCCGGGATACCGACGACGCGCAGCAGCTCGATCGCTCTGCTGTGTGCAGCATCCTTCGACAGCGTTGGATCGTGGAGGAGCAGACCCTCTGAGATCTGTTCGCCGATCGAGTAGACCGGGGTGAGCGCCGATAGCGGGTCTTGGAACACCATGGCGATCTCGGAACCGCGCAACTCCGACATTGCGTGGTCGTCCATGTCCAGCAGGGAGCGTCCGCGGTATCTGATCGAGCCGCCGATGCGGGCTGTGGAGGGAAGCAATCCCATCACGGCCATGGACGAGACTGACTTGCCGGAACCCGATTCGCCGACGATGCCCAGGAACTCACCGGGCATCACCTCGTAGCTGACCCCGCGAACGGCCTTCACATCGCCCTGAGGATTCGGGAACGTGACGCTCAAGCCCCGGACTTCGAGGATCGGAGCCTGCGCAGGTGGATTGGATTGATCGGTGATGAGAGTCTCAGTCACGGTTGACTCCTGAGGTGGGATCGATGGCGTCACGGAGCGCATCGGCCATCAGGCTGATGGCGAACAGCATGAGGACGAGGACGCCTGCGGGAAAGACGAAGAGCCACGGACGGGTCACAGCCGCCCCGGAACCCTCCGCCAGGAGTGTGCCGATGGAGACATCGGGCTTCTGGATTCCGAGGTTGAAGTAGCTCAGCGAAGTTTCGGTCAGGATCGCTGAGACCACGCCCAAAGTGGCATCGACGATGAGGATCGACGCGACGTTCGGAATGATGTGCCGGCTCAGTATCCGTGGAGTGGAGACGCCCATGTACCGCGCCGCCTTGACGAAGTCACGGTCCTTGATCGCCTTCGTCTGGTTTCTCACAACTTGGGCCATGATCATCCACCCGAACAGGGCGAGGAAGACGACGATCGCCATCCACGACAGCTGGCGCAGCATCGGGGCCAGAAGCACGAGGATGAAGAACGCAGGCAGGACGAGGAGCAGGTTGATGAACCACACGATGACGACCTCGATGCGGCCGCCGAAGTATCCGGCTGTCGAACCGATGATCGCGGCTAGGAGGCTCGCTGCGGGCCCGGCGATGATGCCGATGAGCAGAGACTTCTGCAGTCCCGCCACGGTTTGGGCGTAGATGTCCTGGCCGATGGTGTTCGTGCCGAACCAGTGCTGCGGGCTCGGTGCCTCGTTGAGTGCGTGGATGTCCTGGTCAGTCGGCGTATAGATGTTGATCGTGTTGCCGAATATTGCGAACAGGACGAAGAACCCCAGCATGATGCCGCCGACCCAGAAGCGCGGGGTCGAGCGCAGTCGGCCCCAGACCAGGGTCAGACGGGAGGTCGGCTTCGAACGACGAGGCACAACCTCGGTGTCGGCAGTCGTGGAGATCGGAAGATCGGTGGCCATGTTAGATCCTCACTCTCGGGTCGAGGGCAGCGTAGAGGATCTCCGAGAGGGTCGAAGAGATCAGAGTCAGCACTGCGATGAACAGGACGGACCCGGCAGCAGCATTGATATCGGACTGCAGGATCGAGTTGATGGTGAACTCCCCCATGCCGTGCCAGGAGAACAC
This window harbors:
- a CDS encoding ABC transporter permease — translated: MATDLPISTTADTEVVPRRSKPTSRLTLVWGRLRSTPRFWVGGIMLGFFVLFAIFGNTINIYTPTDQDIHALNEAPSPQHWFGTNTIGQDIYAQTVAGLQKSLLIGIIAGPAASLLAAIIGSTAGYFGGRIEVVIVWFINLLLVLPAFFILVLLAPMLRQLSWMAIVVFLALFGWMIMAQVVRNQTKAIKDRDFVKAARYMGVSTPRILSRHIIPNVASILIVDATLGVVSAILTETSLSYFNLGIQKPDVSIGTLLAEGSGAAVTRPWLFVFPAGVLVLMLFAISLMADALRDAIDPTSGVNRD